A stretch of Acipenser ruthenus chromosome 1, fAciRut3.2 maternal haplotype, whole genome shotgun sequence DNA encodes these proteins:
- the LOC117404050 gene encoding protein kish-A produces MSAIFNFQSLLTVILLLICTCAYIRALAPSILDKNKSGILGIFWKCARIGERKSPYVAICCVVMAFSILFAE; encoded by the exons TCTGCCATTTTCAACTTCCAGAGCTTATTGACGGTCATCCTGCTGTTAATATGTACCTGCGCTTACATCAGGGCCCTGGCTCCCAGCATTCTGGATAAAAACAAATCCGG AATTTTGGGAATATTCTGGAAGTGTGCCAGGATAG GTGAACGGAAAAGCCCTTATGTTGCTATATGTTGTGTGGTGATGGCCTTCAGTATTTTGTTTGCAGAGTAA